From the genome of Spinacia oleracea cultivar Varoflay chromosome 2, BTI_SOV_V1, whole genome shotgun sequence, one region includes:
- the LOC110796133 gene encoding uncharacterized protein isoform X2: protein MTPAPTPITAAATVNNQFGDTTYTKVFVGGLAWETQKDTLRNYFQQFGDILEAVVITDKATARSKGYGFVTFREPEAAMRACLDATPVIDGRRANCNLAFLGAQKSKPSTPSHHTTPGISRNVKGMNSNGESGYGGAAFIGATASTTFPHYAIQQGIPLAHFYGYPPYSSDYTYPAGYYGVHGGGVANQYQLYGAAGAAVGGMMNCFYPYQLQYGDQVNAAAGGNAAATTAYATAATQPYGMHYPHHGLYPFSSATSPQQYYSPPMSFAAATNPMQSVCFALPQA from the exons ATGACTCCGGCACCGACACCAATCACGGCGGCGGCAACCGTCAACAACCAGTTCGGCGACACGACGTACACTAAGGTTTTCGTCGGAGGTTTGGCGTGGGAAACTCAGAAAGACACTCTCAGAAACTATTTCCAGCAATTTGGTGATATTTTGGAAGCTGTCGTCATCACTGATAAGGCTACTGCTAGATCCAAGGGCTACGGTTTT GTAACTTTTCGGGAGCCAGAAGCAGCAATGAGGGCATGCCTTGATGCAACTCCAGTGATTGATGGAAGAAGGGCCAATTGCAATCTTGCTTTTTTGGGTGCTCAAAAATCTAAACCTTCCACTCCTTCCCACCACACTACTCCTG GAATAAGCAGGAATGTGAAGGGAATGAACAGCAATGGTGAGAGTGGTTATGGAGGAGCAGCCTTTATTGGAGCAACAGCATCCACTACCTTTCCACATTATGCCATCCAACAAGGGATTCCTTTAGCTCACTTCTACGG GTACCCACCATATTCATCTGATTACACTTACCCTGCG GGTTACTATGGAGTGCATGGAGGAGGAGTAGCCAACCAATACCAGCTGTACGGAGCAGCTGGGGCAGCTGTAGGAGGCATGATGAACTGCTTCTATCCTTATCAACTGCAGTATGGTGATCAAGTGAATGCTGCTGCTGGGGGAAATGCTGCAGCAACTACCGCTTATGCAACTGCTGCGACACAGCCCTATGGCATGCACTACCCCCATCACGGCCTCTACCCGTTCTCTTCTGCTACTTCTCCCCAGCAGTACTACAGTCCTCCCATGTCTTTTGCTGCAGCCACAAACCCTATGCAATCAG TGTGTTTTGCTTTGCCACAGGCATAA
- the LOC110796133 gene encoding uncharacterized protein isoform X1, with the protein MTPAPTPITAAATVNNQFGDTTYTKVFVGGLAWETQKDTLRNYFQQFGDILEAVVITDKATARSKGYGFVTFREPEAAMRACLDATPVIDGRRANCNLAFLGAQKSKPSTPSHHTTPGISRNVKGMNSNGESGYGGAAFIGATASTTFPHYAIQQGIPLAHFYGYPPYSSDYTYPAGYYGVHGGGVANQYQLYGAAGAAVGGMMNCFYPYQLQYGDQVNAAAGGNAAATTAYATAATQPYGMHYPHHGLYPFSSATSPQQYYSPPMSFAAATNPMQSGITMALQAPIPRC; encoded by the exons ATGACTCCGGCACCGACACCAATCACGGCGGCGGCAACCGTCAACAACCAGTTCGGCGACACGACGTACACTAAGGTTTTCGTCGGAGGTTTGGCGTGGGAAACTCAGAAAGACACTCTCAGAAACTATTTCCAGCAATTTGGTGATATTTTGGAAGCTGTCGTCATCACTGATAAGGCTACTGCTAGATCCAAGGGCTACGGTTTT GTAACTTTTCGGGAGCCAGAAGCAGCAATGAGGGCATGCCTTGATGCAACTCCAGTGATTGATGGAAGAAGGGCCAATTGCAATCTTGCTTTTTTGGGTGCTCAAAAATCTAAACCTTCCACTCCTTCCCACCACACTACTCCTG GAATAAGCAGGAATGTGAAGGGAATGAACAGCAATGGTGAGAGTGGTTATGGAGGAGCAGCCTTTATTGGAGCAACAGCATCCACTACCTTTCCACATTATGCCATCCAACAAGGGATTCCTTTAGCTCACTTCTACGG GTACCCACCATATTCATCTGATTACACTTACCCTGCG GGTTACTATGGAGTGCATGGAGGAGGAGTAGCCAACCAATACCAGCTGTACGGAGCAGCTGGGGCAGCTGTAGGAGGCATGATGAACTGCTTCTATCCTTATCAACTGCAGTATGGTGATCAAGTGAATGCTGCTGCTGGGGGAAATGCTGCAGCAACTACCGCTTATGCAACTGCTGCGACACAGCCCTATGGCATGCACTACCCCCATCACGGCCTCTACCCGTTCTCTTCTGCTACTTCTCCCCAGCAGTACTACAGTCCTCCCATGTCTTTTGCTGCAGCCACAAACCCTATGCAATCAG GCATAACCATGGCTCTTCAGGCTCCGATTCCTCGTTGTTAA